ATTTCTTCTTTGTCGAAACCGATGTCGCCACCGTTAATAACACCTGAGTCTTTGTCGATCGATTTAAAATCGAAAAGCTCATGGTCCGCTAAATGACTAGGCACAACATTTTGCATTGCTCGGAACATGCTTTCAATACGGCCAGGGAAGCGCTTGTCCCAGTCGTTCAGCATATGTTTGATATTTTGACGTTGCAAGTTTGGCTGAGAGCCACAAAGGTTACATGGAATGATAGGGTAACCACGCATGTCAGAGAATTTAATGATGTCCTTCTCACGACAGTAAGCCAGTGGGCGAATAACCACATGTTCACCGTTATCTGATACTAGCTTAGGTGGCATGCCTTTCATCTTTCCGCCGTGGAACATGTTTAGGAACAGAGTTTCTAAAATATCATCACGGTGGTGACCTAGAGCAATCTTAGTTGCACCTAGTTCGTTCGCGGTACGGTATAGAATGCCGCGACGTAGGCGAGAACATAGAGAACAAGTTGTCTTACCTTCAGGAATCTTGTCCTGAACAATCGAGTAAGTGTCTTCCTCTACAATTTTGTACTCAACACCCAAAGACTCTAAATATTCAGGGAGAATGTGTCCCGGAAAGCCCGGCTGTTTTTGATCTAGATTTACTGCAATTAGCGAGAAGTTAATCGGCGCGCTTTTTTGCAAACTCATCAGAATATCAAGCATAGTAAAGCTGTCTTTACCGCCTGATAAACACACCATAATGCGATCACCTTCTTCAATCATATTGAAGTCTTGAATCGCTTGGCCTGTATTCCGACGAATACGCTTTTGTAACTTGTTGAAATTGTATTGTTGAGCTTTTGTTAGCTCTTGAGTTTGCTCAGTCATTCGCTTGCAGTCTTAATCAATCATGAAACCAAAATGAAGTGGGTATGATACGGATAAATGAATTAGATGCCAGTTCTAATAATAGAACGCTATAAAAAATCCCCTCAAGTAGTCTTGAGGGGATTTGACATTTTAATTTTAAACTGCTGTTTTAGGGTCTAGCGGGCTAATATAGCCTTTAGGTTTCAGCGCCAGAACGTCACAGTTGATCTTATCAATGACATGCTCTGCAGTATTACCGATAAACACGGCAGATAAACCTGTTCGGCCGGTTGTTCCGACGATAACCATTGCGGCATTAAGCTTTTCAGCAGATTCAGGAATGACATCTTCAGGCAAACCTTGTTCAACAATGGTTTGCTGCTCGTCGTAACCATGCTTTTGGCGCAGCGCTTTCATTGCAGTTAGGTGGTGGCCACGTACCGCATCGCTGTAGGTTGTTGGATCGAACTCTGGCAGTTCGATTGTGATGTTAGCAGGCGTCACAGGGTAGGCGTTAACTAGATACGGCTTGGCGCCTAAGCGCTCGGTGAGGCTCTTAAGCTGTTCGACCATGCTGTCATTTAAGCCTAAGTGAGTGTCATTTTCAGAGCCTACGTGGACAGAGGCGAGAATACTGGCATCTTCAGGCCAATCTGCATTTTTCACCAGTAACACAGGGCAAGGGCATTTACGCAGTAAATGCCAATCCGTTGGCGTGAAAATCACGGATTCTAGAACATCGTGCTTACGCGTACCTTTGATTACGATGTCATGGCTACCTGCGAATGTCTCAGCGACGATAGCTTCATAGGGGCGATTGTGCCACACGACTTTTACTTCAAAATCAATGTCTGCATTAGTGTAGGGTTTAGCCACGTTTTGCATCCATTGCTCACGTTGACCAATAACGCCACGTCGCATTGCGTCACGCTCATCGATAGACAGCATTGAGGTCATGTCATAAGAAAAGTCGTAGATGGATAAGAAGAACGTCACATGGCTACGAGAACGGCTTTTCGCAGCAAGCTGCATGGCACGGGCTAAAGCGGGTTGTTCATCTTTATTAA
This window of the Vibrio neptunius genome carries:
- the ttcA gene encoding tRNA 2-thiocytidine(32) synthetase TtcA; this encodes MTEQTQELTKAQQYNFNKLQKRIRRNTGQAIQDFNMIEEGDRIMVCLSGGKDSFTMLDILMSLQKSAPINFSLIAVNLDQKQPGFPGHILPEYLESLGVEYKIVEEDTYSIVQDKIPEGKTTCSLCSRLRRGILYRTANELGATKIALGHHRDDILETLFLNMFHGGKMKGMPPKLVSDNGEHVVIRPLAYCREKDIIKFSDMRGYPIIPCNLCGSQPNLQRQNIKHMLNDWDKRFPGRIESMFRAMQNVVPSHLADHELFDFKSIDKDSGVINGGDIGFDKEEMPKQPIVDEDRFQEFDPSLQLDVTNI
- the uspE gene encoding universal stress protein UspE, translating into MSIYNKILVVADINKDEQPALARAMQLAAKSRSRSHVTFFLSIYDFSYDMTSMLSIDERDAMRRGVIGQREQWMQNVAKPYTNADIDFEVKVVWHNRPYEAIVAETFAGSHDIVIKGTRKHDVLESVIFTPTDWHLLRKCPCPVLLVKNADWPEDASILASVHVGSENDTHLGLNDSMVEQLKSLTERLGAKPYLVNAYPVTPANITIELPEFDPTTYSDAVRGHHLTAMKALRQKHGYDEQQTIVEQGLPEDVIPESAEKLNAAMVIVGTTGRTGLSAVFIGNTAEHVIDKINCDVLALKPKGYISPLDPKTAV